A stretch of the Aneurinibacillus migulanus genome encodes the following:
- a CDS encoding amino acid permease → MKKQHTEELHRGLEERHITLMSLGAAIGVGLFLGSTSAIKMAGPAILIAYALAGAGMFIIMRALGEMAIQNPVAGSFSRYARDYLGPMAGYLTGWNYWFLWIITCMAEITAVGVYMQFWFPDTQQWMWALAALIMMGAVNLIAVKAYGELEFWFALIKIITIVLMIVVGLGMIIFGLGNGGIPVGISNLWAHGGFLPNGVTGILMSMQMVLFAFLGIEMIGVTAGEVKNPEKSLARAIDSVFWRILIFYVGALFVILSIYPWNGLEGKGSPFVLTFDRLGIPYAAGIINFVVLTAALSSCNSGIFSTGRMLFNLAQQKEAPQSFKKIGKTGVPNIAILASAGALLIGVTLNYIVPDKVFQWVTSIGTFGAIWTWAVILLSQIRYRKRLNAEQVRSLKYKMPLFPFSSYVTLAFLMGVVGLMAYFPETRIALIVGPVWYVILIIFYFAKGLHKRPHGDDS, encoded by the coding sequence ATGAAGAAACAGCATACGGAAGAACTTCATCGAGGATTAGAAGAACGTCATATTACGTTAATGTCACTAGGTGCAGCGATTGGAGTCGGGCTATTCCTCGGCTCTACCTCCGCCATTAAGATGGCGGGTCCAGCCATCCTTATCGCCTATGCGCTTGCCGGGGCTGGCATGTTTATTATTATGCGGGCACTTGGGGAGATGGCGATTCAAAATCCGGTCGCCGGTTCCTTCAGTCGCTATGCACGCGATTATCTGGGTCCGATGGCGGGCTATCTAACAGGTTGGAATTATTGGTTCCTCTGGATTATTACCTGCATGGCAGAAATTACGGCAGTTGGCGTCTACATGCAGTTCTGGTTCCCGGATACTCAGCAGTGGATGTGGGCACTTGCCGCGCTGATCATGATGGGAGCGGTGAATCTCATTGCCGTTAAGGCATACGGAGAGTTGGAATTCTGGTTTGCTCTCATTAAAATTATCACTATTGTACTTATGATTGTCGTAGGACTCGGCATGATTATTTTCGGTCTAGGTAACGGAGGCATTCCCGTAGGTATTAGCAATCTCTGGGCACATGGCGGCTTCTTACCAAATGGCGTTACCGGCATTTTGATGTCCATGCAGATGGTTCTGTTTGCCTTCCTTGGCATCGAAATGATCGGGGTTACAGCAGGAGAAGTCAAGAATCCCGAGAAATCACTTGCCCGGGCAATAGATTCTGTATTCTGGCGCATCCTTATCTTTTATGTAGGGGCACTGTTCGTTATTCTTTCCATTTATCCATGGAACGGGCTTGAGGGCAAAGGCAGCCCATTTGTCCTGACATTCGACAGGTTGGGCATCCCATACGCAGCAGGAATTATCAACTTCGTCGTACTGACCGCCGCCTTGTCATCCTGTAACAGCGGTATTTTCAGTACCGGACGGATGCTATTCAATTTAGCACAGCAGAAAGAAGCACCACAATCGTTCAAGAAGATTGGTAAAACCGGCGTACCAAACATTGCCATCCTTGCATCTGCGGGGGCGTTGCTTATCGGGGTTACACTGAACTATATCGTACCGGATAAAGTATTCCAGTGGGTAACGAGCATCGGTACCTTCGGTGCTATCTGGACATGGGCCGTCATTCTACTCTCACAGATTCGCTATCGCAAAAGACTGAATGCCGAGCAAGTTCGCAGCCTGAAATATAAAATGCCCCTGTTTCCATTTAGCTCGTACGTAACACTTGCCTTTCTGATGGGTGTGGTCGGACTGATGGCGTACTTCCCGGAAACGCGCATCGCACTTATCGTAGGCCCTGTATGGTATGTTATTCTCATCATTTTTTACTTTGCCAAAGGCTTACACAAGCGGCCACATGGCGATGACAGCTAA
- a CDS encoding purine-cytosine permease family protein has protein sequence MAEMIKGSQDQKNEQKEDYALQRVPKHWRMPWPSVTNVAIGVATAMVFMQMGSLMAIQFGSLNALIAEIYATVVAGFLGITIAYFAAKNGLNVNLMSRGAGFGFIGASITSFIYAINFIMYSAIEGSIMALAVYEYVKIVPLWTLMVFFGLAVVPLNWYGVKQLDTFQKYSLPVYLILLGAGIYLTATRDFENAAQWMTFLPQGQEVGGIGLVTCIGIINGLVGIMALLISDYARFIKPEQFKIGVFAVGFIPQLICFFLSGLLGIWFGVRYMTDNPGVYFVTAMGAWGALFAILTQLRINVTNLYSGSMSLANFFARIFHFTPGRVFWVVATAVIAIVCMLAGALDYIGPLLTFQGVFLFAWASILVTDLIIIKKWLKLGQLHIEHRRGFLPEWNPVGVISIIIASIVGTMLASGTFGPMLAGLAALIAGVLASAISIFIAITTKGKTYITFRQQQDIDTSGHVNMYNENVHSCGSCGGEFISEDMLHCPFSQRDICSQCCAAESECQAMCKREENTAEITA, from the coding sequence ATGGCAGAAATGATTAAAGGCAGTCAGGATCAAAAGAATGAACAAAAAGAAGATTACGCACTACAACGTGTGCCAAAGCATTGGCGCATGCCGTGGCCAAGTGTTACTAACGTAGCGATCGGCGTTGCCACCGCCATGGTTTTTATGCAGATGGGCAGTTTGATGGCTATTCAATTCGGTAGCCTTAACGCGCTCATCGCAGAGATTTACGCTACCGTCGTCGCCGGATTTCTAGGCATTACGATCGCCTACTTTGCAGCCAAGAACGGATTAAACGTTAACCTGATGTCACGCGGGGCGGGCTTCGGCTTCATCGGGGCATCCATTACTTCTTTCATCTATGCGATTAATTTCATCATGTATTCAGCCATCGAAGGCTCGATCATGGCACTTGCTGTATATGAATATGTTAAAATCGTTCCCTTATGGACACTTATGGTATTCTTCGGCCTTGCCGTTGTGCCGCTAAACTGGTACGGCGTTAAACAGTTAGATACATTTCAGAAATACTCGTTGCCTGTCTATCTCATTCTTCTCGGTGCCGGAATCTACCTTACTGCCACCCGCGATTTCGAAAATGCTGCTCAGTGGATGACCTTCCTTCCCCAAGGGCAAGAAGTTGGCGGCATCGGCCTTGTTACATGTATCGGGATTATTAACGGTCTTGTAGGTATCATGGCGCTTTTGATTTCTGATTACGCACGTTTCATCAAACCAGAACAATTTAAAATTGGTGTATTCGCCGTCGGCTTTATTCCTCAGCTTATTTGTTTCTTCCTCTCTGGCCTTCTTGGCATCTGGTTTGGCGTACGGTATATGACTGATAATCCGGGTGTGTATTTCGTTACGGCAATGGGCGCATGGGGAGCATTATTCGCTATTCTGACACAGCTTCGCATCAATGTTACGAATCTATACAGCGGGTCTATGTCGCTGGCTAACTTCTTTGCCCGTATTTTTCACTTTACACCGGGGCGCGTCTTCTGGGTTGTAGCTACGGCAGTAATCGCTATCGTATGCATGCTGGCCGGCGCACTTGATTATATCGGACCTTTATTGACCTTTCAGGGTGTATTTCTATTCGCCTGGGCGTCGATTCTCGTCACTGATCTGATTATCATTAAAAAATGGCTCAAACTTGGTCAACTTCATATCGAACATCGTCGAGGATTTTTGCCGGAGTGGAATCCGGTCGGTGTCATCTCTATCATTATTGCAAGTATTGTCGGCACGATGCTGGCATCCGGCACATTCGGTCCGATGTTAGCTGGTCTGGCAGCGCTCATTGCTGGTGTACTCGCAAGTGCCATCAGCATTTTCATCGCAATTACAACGAAAGGAAAAACATACATTACCTTCCGACAGCAGCAAGATATCGACACGTCTGGACATGTTAATATGTACAACGAGAATGTTCACTCATGCGGTAGTTGCGGAGGTGAATTCATCAGCGAGGATATGCTTCACTGTCCATTCAGTCAGAGAGATATCTGCTCGCAATGCTGTGCCGCCGAATCTGAATGCCAGGCCATGTGTAAAAGAGAAGAAAACACAGCGGAAATTACCG
- a CDS encoding DUF5665 domain-containing protein yields the protein MEKSRSSITLKEDELKLRVSQREVWLASRGEKLRFIRAIEQYQHPKKRLKLNILALLSTTIGMGVGTIFVIFLVALILNAFISLPLIGESINTLLEWIERFKTVRG from the coding sequence ATCCCGATCGTCCATTACGCTAAAAGAAGATGAATTGAAACTACGCGTCAGTCAGCGAGAAGTATGGCTCGCCAGTCGAGGTGAAAAGTTACGTTTTATCCGAGCTATCGAACAATACCAGCATCCAAAAAAACGCCTGAAGCTCAATATACTTGCTTTACTATCAACCACTATTGGTATGGGTGTTGGCACTATATTCGTAATTTTCCTGGTCGCTCTCATACTGAATGCCTTCATCTCCTTGCCTCTCATCGGCGAATCCATTAATACGCTGCTGGAATGGATAGAACGATTCAAAACGGTACGGGGATAA
- the pssA gene encoding CDP-diacylglycerol--serine O-phosphatidyltransferase yields MNSIRRSIPNSFTLGNLVCGIFSLTFAMNGYYKMAAFLILLAALCDVFDGKLARMLRVDSPMGVELDSLADIVSFGVAPAILVHTMHTPSPLLTLAFIAFPIAGAWRLGRFNIKPTVGYYMGIPITLAGLIVAVLALFSFSSPLLMLLLAILMVSPIRIPKL; encoded by the coding sequence ATGAATTCGATTCGAAGGTCGATTCCAAATAGTTTTACGCTTGGAAATCTCGTATGCGGAATTTTTTCGCTTACGTTTGCCATGAACGGATATTACAAAATGGCTGCTTTTCTGATTTTGCTTGCAGCGTTGTGCGACGTCTTCGATGGCAAGCTTGCACGCATGTTACGTGTGGACAGCCCTATGGGTGTCGAGCTGGATTCATTGGCAGACATCGTTAGTTTTGGCGTAGCGCCAGCCATCCTTGTTCATACGATGCACACGCCCTCCCCGCTACTAACACTCGCATTCATTGCATTCCCAATTGCTGGTGCTTGGCGTCTTGGCCGTTTTAATATTAAGCCAACTGTAGGCTACTATATGGGAATACCGATTACACTGGCCGGGCTTATCGTAGCCGTACTGGCTCTATTCTCCTTTTCAAGTCCGCTACTCATGTTGCTGTTAGCTATTCTAATGGTAAGTCCTATACGTATTCCAAAACTATAA